From the genome of Cyanobacteriota bacterium:
CTAACACTTAAACCACTACCTTCGACAATTCGTTTAGACTGATGACAAAAATCAGTAGCAATCAGGCGAATGTCTGCAGGCAAGCCATTGAGCGCTTGAGGAGGGTGGCAAACAATCATGGGAACGTTGTCTGTGCCCATAATTCGTTGAATTTCTGTGTAAGCGGTTTGCCGTAGCGGCTCCATAGTCAATACGGAAGATGCATAGCGGCGCACCTCTTCGTCTGTAACTGGCCGATCTGGAGTTTGCGCTACGGTAATGGCCTGACGAGAGTTTGCATTCCACAGGATTGGAGTTGCTTGATGGGCGCTAGCAGGCTCAATCACCAGGGTAATACCCGTGATTGCTAACAGGTGCAACATTAGCTTGACACTACTGCTAAAGGTGATGACCGACTGCTGAAATAATCTACAAAAGCCAGCGATCGTAGACATAGCTTGAGGAATGACTACAGCCCGATGCTTATCTCCTAACCAGCAACAATTCGCCCAGTTTGTCATAAAGAAGAAACAGTGAAGTAGTTGTGACAGATCGAAAACTGTAACAATTCATGAGCCATCTAACGACTTATTGTATATTGAACTATTTTTTCCAACCTATGTTCCCAAGCTCAAGGAGTTAGACTAGGTGTCTGCATTGGCTATATTTCAACTATGCTTCACCATGCCAAGATTTCAGCTTATCCCATCAAATCTTTCAAATGGGTTGAATTTACCTGACTTAGGGTTCATGTTCAACAGACAAATCAATTCCCTTGAGAACCGTGAACCTACCATAGCGTTGCACTAATCGGTTAACCTAAATAACTGTGTTATCGGTAACGGTAGTAACAGCACTGCTTATGGTATGCCCTATGGAAGGAGCATAGTTATAGATTGGAGTCGTGATCAGCTCTGGTAAAGCATCATGAAGTGGCACAAGAGTTCTCAAAAGCAGTATGAATCGCAACAGACTTTCAGCCCATAGCACCCCTTTCATGTCTAGAATCAGTAACTTTGTAGTACAAAAATCTACTTTTGTGATTTACATCACTTTAAGGTTTGATAAATAGCCCTTAACTTGACCGAATACATTAAGGACTCGAAAAGAACTGGAACCGCTAATTTTGTAGTGGCTTTTGCAGTGGCTTCTTTTGCAACAGCTAGCACAACTGTCTTGTGAGAGATATGTCAGCCCTATTATGGCCAAGTGTAGTAGCACCTATGTTTCAAGCTCTAGCTAGAGTCGTGCAACTGAGCGCATCTGATCGCAAAAGTCGGGAATGTTGAGCTGAATTCGTGATGATTACGCTTGTAATGTACTGAGGTAGTAAGTATGTCCCAAATTCCTAAGCATTCTAGTGTTGCGGCGATTAACCCAACCCCGTTAATGCCCTATCGCCGTCCTCGCACGATGGTTCCAGGGCGGCAGGCGATCGCGCTCATCTCTGTGCATAGTGACCCGGCTGCTAGTTTTAGCAGTGATGACACTCTAGGGCAGGATGTCTATGTTTTGCAAGTCGGTGAAGCATTGGCAAAACTGGGTTGGCAGGTAGACATTTTCACTCGCAAGACATCTCCTGACCAACCAAAGGTCGTACACCATTCCCTGCACTGCCGCACAATTCGCCTAACGGCTGGGCCTGAGGCTATTATTCATCGAGATGAGCTATTTCCATACTTGCCAGCATTTGTAGATGCATTTCAAGCGTTTCAGGCAAAAGCAGGGTTGCCTTACCCTCTGGTGCACACTAACTATTGGCTATCTGGCTGGGTAGGCTTACAGCTACAGCAGTTTAACAATGTGCGATTGCTACACACTCATCACTCCTTGGGAGTTGTTAAGTATCAACATCGGCTTCATCTTCCTGATATTGCTCCTACCCGTCTAGCTGTGGAGCAGCAACTCACTGAACAGGCAGATTGTGTGATTGCCACTAGCCCCCAAGATTTGGAAAATCTGCGTAATCTGGTTTCACCTGTTGGTAATGTGGTTGTGATTCCTGGCGGTGCCAATGTAGAAACGTTTCATACTATCCCTCAAGCTGAGGCACGATCGCAACTAGGGTTCTCGTGCCGTGACCAGATAGTTCTCTATGTTGGTCGCTTTGACCCCCGTAAGGGTCTAGAAACAATGATTCGCGCCTGTGATCAATCACACGCTAAACGCAGTGGCAACCTGCGCATAGTGATTGCTGGTGGTACCGACCCTCTTCAGGGTGAGGCCAGTGAGCAACGCCGCATCAAATGCTTGGTAAATGAGCTAGGGTTAGCCTCTTGTACACTGTTTACTGGTCGAGTGAGCCATGATTTGCTGCCACTTTATTACACGGCTGCTGATGTTTGTGTTATTCCCAGTGAATACGAGCCTTTTGGGCTAGTGGCAATTGAAGCTATGGCTTGTGGTACGCCAGTGATTGCCTCAGCAGTAGGGGGCCTAAAGTTTGCGGTTGTGCCTGAGGAAACAGGTCTATTAGTCCCTCCTGGGAATATTGCTGCCTTCGCAGCCGCGATTGACCGAGTTTTATCTGCAGATGAGCTATGGCTACATAGAATCCGTAAACTTGCGTCAGAACGAGTACAGCAGAACTTTAGTTGGACTCATGTCGCTGCTAAGTTAAGTCACTTATATCGTCACACCCTAGCACAGTCGCTGCTTCATGATGGAATGCTAAATGTAGCTGCTATGTAACAGGGCACACAGGCTCCTTGGAGGGACGTTATCACAACGTATTACAAGAGTATGTCAGTACAAGAAGTTGTTCTAGAAGGCTAGATTGTGACTTTCTGAGTAGCTGAATACTAGTTACACAACCGCTTAGAACCGTGTTGATACTCCACCAAGTAGCTTACTGACCTTGGTAGTTTTGCTCAATCCATATTCGCATTTCTGTCTCAGAGTCGGTGCAGGTTGAATGCCCTGTTGTAGGGTCGTAGGCAAACCACCATCGGTTACCCTGTTGGTCAACAGATTGCCAGACTTGCAGGGTACTGGCATCATCGATGGCTTTAGTCACTTGTTGCCATAGATTTTTTGCCCATGCGATCGCTCTACCAACCCATGAAACTCCGGGCTTGGCAGCCTCTAACTGCCGTTTTTCTTGCTCTAACAAGGCGATCAGTTGTTGATCCCGCTTACTCTGGGCAATTTCCATCCGACGTTGCCAAGATGCCATCATACTGGCATAGTGAACGTGCTCCAGGTCAAACATCTCATGATTGAACACCTGACTAGTCATAGGTATCCCTATCCCTCGATTAGTTGCTACACAACTATTATATCTATTCTGTAGCTGTGGATACCAAAATTAATCTTTCTGTATACAATTTCCACTCCGAGTCTATTTGCCACTAGAGAAGCATTCTAGGGTTACATGTCAACTAGTCAGTTCCTTCTCTGTAATGGCTCGTTCAACGTCGGCTGTGTTATCAACCCTAAGGCTGACTAGGCAAGCTATCCCACTGTCAAACTCGCAGTGGTATGGCGATTAGTCAGTGCTGTTGTTGGTTCTGGCACCTGCATCAGAAAAATTAGTAGAGATTGTCCTCGTAATTCTCGCTTAAGCAGGCGACGCAATTCAGTTTCAATCTGTGCTTTGAGTCCTGACCAGTCCACGTCAATGTTGTGCCCTGGTAAAGCGTGAACAAACTGTTGCCAGCGATCCTCTAGGCAATTGGTAATGGTTCTTGTAACCAGACTGCGGAGCAGTGTTGGCTCGATCGTTGTGACGACTCCCCGCAGATGCACATCCGGTTGTGTTAGCAAACGCCCATCCCAGCCAATTGTTGCTGCCACCGTTACCACTCCATCTTCAGCTAGCTGTTGGCGCTGTTTCAGCACATCTCCACGGACAATGCCATTGTTGGCTACTAGTTCAATTCCAGCAGGAACTTTTTGACCCAAGCGAATACTTGTTGCCGTCAACTCTACTGTGTCGCCATTGTCAATGATCACAATGTTTTCTGCAGGAATGCCCATGCTTTGAGCTGTTTGGGCATGTTTGACTAGCATTCGGTGCTCACCATGGACAGGAATAAAAAACTTGGGACGAGTCAATGCCAGCATGAGTTTTTGATCCTCTTGAGCACCATGTCCAGACACATGGATGCCCTGTTCTCGCCCATAGATAACAGTTGCCCCTGCCATCATCAATTTGTCGATCGTGCTGACAACCGCAATAGTATTCCCTGGGATAGGGTTGGCTGAAAACACAACGGTATCGCCTGGACGCACCTTAACCTGCTTATGCTCGCCGTTCGCAATTCGAGTAAGGGCAGACATAGGTTCACCCTGGGAACCAGTTGTCAAAATCAGCACATGCTCATCCGGTAGCTTATGGATAACCTCAAGGGGTTGAAATAAGTTATCATCACACTTGATGTAGCCTAGGTTTCGAGCATGGGCAATGACGTTTAGCATCGATCGCCCGAGCACAGAGACGACCCGACCATGCTTTTTCGCCAATTCCAAAATCATGTTGACTCGGTGCACCGATGAAGCAAAGGTGGTCACAAGCAAGCGCCCCTTAGCTTGACCGAATACACGATCAAGATTGGGGTAAACTGAGCGTTCTGATGGCGTAAATCCAGACACTTCTGCATTCGTAGAGTCACTAATGAGACAGTGAACACCTTGCTCACCATACTCTGCAAGTTTTTGCAAGTCAAAGCGCTCGCCATCGACAGGAGTGTGATCAAACTTAAAGTCACCTGTGTGAATCACAACCCCAACTGGAGTATGAATAGCAACACTAAAACTGTCTGCAATTGAGTGGGTATTACGAATGTATTGCACTAGAAAAGAAGTACCTACTCGTACCATATCACGGGGACTAACGGTACGAATCTCAGTCCGATGGGCAACACCAGCTTCCTCCATCTTGTCACGCAGTAGTGCCATTGCTAGCCGTGGCCCGTAGATTACGGGAATATCAAACTGCTTAAGATGAAAGGGAATGCCACCGATATGATCTTCATGACCATGGGTAACAATCATGCCCTTGATCTTGTGGCGATTTTCTCGCAGGTATGTCATGTCTGGCAGCACGATGTTAACCCCATGCATTCCGTCAGATGGAAAGGCTAGCCCTGCATCCAACAGCATAATCTCGTCATTAATCTCAAAGATGCAAGTATTTTTGCCAATTTCGTGTAGCCCTCCTAGGGGAATAATTTTCAAAACGGGTGCTGTTCCGTTGCTGGTCATGGGTCTCCTTATAGAAATAAAAAATTACAATTATGAAAAGTAATACTTCAGATGCTCTATCCAACTCTTAGCTAAGAGTTTTATGTCCACGGGCCTGCCACCAGCCTGGTAAAACTGCTAGCACCACACTTATGGTGTAACCGTAGCTTCAAGAGGTGACAGATACTAAATGACATCAGCACGTCATGGCCTCTTAGGAAAAATCACGGCCACTAAGTATAAACAGGCAACAGGAATCGACTAGGTTGGTGTGAGTATTCAATTGTCAAAGATTTATCGGTTA
Proteins encoded in this window:
- a CDS encoding DUF4168 domain-containing protein — protein: MTNWANCCWLGDKHRAVVIPQAMSTIAGFCRLFQQSVITFSSSVKLMLHLLAITGITLVIEPASAHQATPILWNANSRQAITVAQTPDRPVTDEEVRRYASSVLTMEPLRQTAYTEIQRIMGTDNVPMIVCHPPQALNGLPADIRLIATDFCHQSKRIVEGSGLSVSRFNDITLRLEEDSGLRQRIQAELIRLQQQLLQPKRRGG
- a CDS encoding ribonuclease J, with protein sequence MTSNGTAPVLKIIPLGGLHEIGKNTCIFEINDEIMLLDAGLAFPSDGMHGVNIVLPDMTYLRENRHKIKGMIVTHGHEDHIGGIPFHLKQFDIPVIYGPRLAMALLRDKMEEAGVAHRTEIRTVSPRDMVRVGTSFLVQYIRNTHSIADSFSVAIHTPVGVVIHTGDFKFDHTPVDGERFDLQKLAEYGEQGVHCLISDSTNAEVSGFTPSERSVYPNLDRVFGQAKGRLLVTTFASSVHRVNMILELAKKHGRVVSVLGRSMLNVIAHARNLGYIKCDDNLFQPLEVIHKLPDEHVLILTTGSQGEPMSALTRIANGEHKQVKVRPGDTVVFSANPIPGNTIAVVSTIDKLMMAGATVIYGREQGIHVSGHGAQEDQKLMLALTRPKFFIPVHGEHRMLVKHAQTAQSMGIPAENIVIIDNGDTVELTATSIRLGQKVPAGIELVANNGIVRGDVLKQRQQLAEDGVVTVAATIGWDGRLLTQPDVHLRGVVTTIEPTLLRSLVTRTITNCLEDRWQQFVHALPGHNIDVDWSGLKAQIETELRRLLKRELRGQSLLIFLMQVPEPTTALTNRHTTASLTVG
- a CDS encoding glycosyltransferase, translating into MPYRRPRTMVPGRQAIALISVHSDPAASFSSDDTLGQDVYVLQVGEALAKLGWQVDIFTRKTSPDQPKVVHHSLHCRTIRLTAGPEAIIHRDELFPYLPAFVDAFQAFQAKAGLPYPLVHTNYWLSGWVGLQLQQFNNVRLLHTHHSLGVVKYQHRLHLPDIAPTRLAVEQQLTEQADCVIATSPQDLENLRNLVSPVGNVVVIPGGANVETFHTIPQAEARSQLGFSCRDQIVLYVGRFDPRKGLETMIRACDQSHAKRSGNLRIVIAGGTDPLQGEASEQRRIKCLVNELGLASCTLFTGRVSHDLLPLYYTAADVCVIPSEYEPFGLVAIEAMACGTPVIASAVGGLKFAVVPEETGLLVPPGNIAAFAAAIDRVLSADELWLHRIRKLASERVQQNFSWTHVAAKLSHLYRHTLAQSLLHDGMLNVAAM